From the genome of Hydrogenophilus thermoluteolus, one region includes:
- a CDS encoding TrpB-like pyridoxal phosphate-dependent enzyme, translating into MTEPTRILLPENEIPTHWYNIVADMPNPPAPPLGPDGKPVTPEQMGAIFPEPLLAQEMSSERWIPIPDAVRDAYRIWRPSPLVRAVRLEQALNTPAKLFFKYEGVSPSGSHKPNSAVPQAYYNQLVGIKRLTTETGAGQWGSSIAFAGQKFGLEVRVYMVKVSYEQKPYRRILMQTWGAEVFPSPSPHTQTGRAILEREPDNPGSLGIAISEAVEEAASRADTNYTLGSVLNHVLLHQTVIGLEAKKQFELLGLYPDVIFGPCGGGSSFGGIAFPFLADKIAGDKRAEQLHCVAVEPASCPTLTKGVYAYDFGDASGFTPLMQMYTLGHDFMPPGIHAGGLRYHGDSPLVSQLYHEGLLEARAVPQVATFEAGVLFARTEGILPAPESCHAIRAAIDEALACKESGEPKVILFNLTGHGHFDLSAYDKYLRGELEDFEYPAEAIEASLAHLPKVAAPTA; encoded by the coding sequence ATGACCGAACCCACCCGCATCCTGCTCCCCGAAAACGAGATCCCGACTCACTGGTACAACATCGTCGCCGACATGCCCAACCCCCCCGCACCACCGCTTGGGCCAGATGGCAAGCCGGTGACGCCCGAACAGATGGGTGCAATCTTTCCCGAACCGCTCCTTGCGCAGGAGATGAGCAGCGAACGGTGGATCCCGATCCCGGACGCGGTGCGAGACGCTTACCGCATCTGGCGTCCTTCGCCGCTCGTGCGCGCGGTCCGGCTCGAACAAGCGCTGAACACCCCGGCCAAGCTTTTCTTCAAGTACGAAGGCGTCTCGCCCTCTGGTTCGCACAAACCCAACTCCGCGGTTCCTCAGGCCTACTACAACCAACTGGTCGGCATCAAGCGGCTCACGACCGAGACCGGTGCCGGTCAATGGGGCAGCTCGATCGCGTTCGCCGGCCAAAAATTCGGTCTCGAAGTGCGGGTCTATATGGTGAAAGTGAGTTACGAGCAAAAACCCTACCGCCGCATCCTCATGCAGACCTGGGGCGCCGAGGTCTTCCCCAGCCCATCGCCCCACACGCAGACGGGGCGAGCGATCCTCGAACGCGAACCCGACAATCCCGGTTCGCTCGGCATCGCAATCTCCGAAGCAGTGGAAGAAGCCGCGAGCCGCGCTGACACCAACTACACCTTGGGGTCGGTCCTCAACCACGTGCTGCTGCACCAAACCGTGATCGGACTAGAAGCCAAAAAACAGTTCGAACTGCTGGGGCTTTACCCCGACGTGATCTTTGGTCCGTGCGGCGGCGGTTCGAGCTTCGGCGGCATCGCCTTCCCGTTCTTGGCCGACAAAATCGCGGGTGACAAACGGGCGGAGCAACTGCACTGTGTCGCGGTCGAACCCGCCTCCTGCCCCACCCTCACGAAAGGGGTCTATGCGTACGATTTCGGTGACGCGTCGGGATTCACGCCGCTCATGCAGATGTACACGCTGGGACACGACTTCATGCCCCCTGGCATCCACGCGGGCGGTCTTCGCTACCACGGCGATTCGCCCCTCGTCTCCCAGCTCTACCACGAAGGGTTGCTGGAGGCACGTGCGGTGCCGCAAGTCGCGACATTCGAAGCGGGCGTCCTCTTCGCCCGCACCGAAGGGATCCTCCCCGCGCCGGAGTCGTGCCACGCGATTCGCGCTGCGATCGACGAAGCGCTGGCGTGCAAAGAGAGCGGCGAACCAAAGGTGATCCTCTTCAACCTCACCGGACACGGCCACTTCGACCTCTCCGCGTACGACAAATATCTGCGCGGCGAACTCGAAGACTTCGAATACCCCGCCGAAGCCATCGAAGCGTCGCTGGCGCATCTCCCCAAAGTCGCTGCGCCGACCGCGTGA
- a CDS encoding biotin--[acetyl-CoA-carboxylase] ligase, translated as MPTAPTLHWLALDACTSTNDIAAQQAESLAPGHYLAVTAQRQTAGRGQSGRRWTMPEGAGIAFSVATRLPPQTNLEGLSLAVGAALAERLELLDLPVRLKWPNDLLVAERKLGGILVEAQWRGQAPPIVVVGVGLNHRAAPRLDDRDPWTLPPTALAEHLTLVPPAETLLQTLVGAVVAVLEDFRCGAGFTPWQAAWWARAAWRDRWLQLLPAHETTEPHLVRLSGVNARGELQVTTAAGAHQTLTSAAARIRPVPLLLDLGNSRGKWYWRDDAQGAFAYDDTALEAWWQQLTPLLSTIPCVVGVSVTTPSRTQAITARFAAHRIPCHWIAPSQHGAGVLNQYRNPQQLGADRWVTAVGAWHAGLAPAVIVGCGTATTLDWLDETGAFRGGAILPGIDAMFAALAARTARLPQLDPRRAVDQIATAPFPPTDTETAIATGVWLAQKGAIAAFTAQVAKQTSILPRVILHGGAAPLLSPHVDIPHEVRDNLLFLGLAALACAQPESHPPQTPPEPPTGPSAPSTHNEETS; from the coding sequence ATGCCAACCGCACCCACGCTGCACTGGCTTGCGCTTGACGCGTGCACCTCGACCAACGACATTGCCGCACAGCAGGCCGAATCGCTCGCTCCCGGCCATTACCTGGCCGTCACTGCCCAACGGCAGACCGCTGGCCGCGGACAAAGCGGCCGACGCTGGACGATGCCGGAGGGTGCCGGAATCGCATTCTCGGTGGCAACCCGCCTCCCGCCCCAGACGAACCTCGAAGGCCTTTCGCTTGCGGTGGGCGCGGCGCTTGCCGAACGATTGGAACTGCTCGACCTCCCCGTTCGCCTCAAATGGCCGAACGATCTGCTCGTTGCGGAGCGCAAACTCGGCGGGATCCTCGTCGAAGCGCAATGGCGGGGGCAAGCGCCGCCGATCGTCGTCGTCGGCGTCGGTCTGAACCATCGTGCGGCACCACGACTCGACGACCGAGATCCCTGGACATTGCCCCCCACCGCGCTTGCCGAGCACCTCACGCTCGTTCCCCCTGCTGAAACCCTGCTGCAGACGCTGGTCGGCGCAGTGGTTGCCGTACTCGAAGACTTCCGCTGCGGCGCAGGCTTCACCCCTTGGCAAGCGGCGTGGTGGGCCCGTGCGGCGTGGCGCGACCGTTGGTTGCAACTGCTGCCCGCGCACGAAACGACAGAACCGCATCTCGTCCGCTTGAGCGGCGTCAACGCCCGGGGGGAACTCCAGGTCACCACTGCGGCAGGGGCACACCAGACGCTGACCTCCGCCGCCGCGCGCATTCGCCCTGTGCCGCTCCTCCTCGATCTGGGAAACAGTCGCGGCAAATGGTATTGGCGGGACGACGCGCAAGGGGCGTTTGCGTACGACGACACGGCACTCGAAGCATGGTGGCAGCAGCTCACCCCGTTGCTGTCCACGATTCCGTGCGTCGTCGGTGTCAGCGTCACCACACCGTCCCGTACCCAGGCGATCACTGCCCGCTTTGCCGCGCATCGCATCCCATGCCATTGGATCGCGCCGAGCCAGCACGGTGCGGGCGTCCTTAACCAGTACCGCAATCCCCAACAGCTGGGCGCCGATCGCTGGGTCACCGCGGTTGGAGCATGGCACGCTGGGTTGGCGCCAGCGGTGATCGTCGGTTGTGGCACCGCGACCACGCTCGACTGGCTCGACGAAACCGGCGCGTTTCGCGGTGGCGCGATTCTGCCTGGCATCGACGCGATGTTCGCTGCGCTCGCAGCCCGCACCGCGCGACTCCCACAGCTCGACCCGCGCCGCGCCGTCGACCAGATCGCGACGGCTCCGTTTCCCCCCACCGATACCGAAACCGCGATCGCCACCGGTGTCTGGCTGGCGCAAAAGGGGGCGATCGCGGCATTCACGGCGCAGGTAGCCAAACAGACTTCGATCCTGCCGCGCGTGATCCTGCACGGCGGCGCGGCACCGCTCCTCTCCCCCCACGTAGACATCCCGCATGAGGTGCGCGATAATTTACTTTTCCTGGGCCTTGCCGCGCTTGCGTGCGCGCAGCCGGAGTCGCACCCCCCTCAGACACCGCCCGAACCACCGACCGGCCCCTCTGCACCGTCAACACACAACGAGGAGACATCATGA
- a CDS encoding type 1 glutamine amidotransferase: protein MKQIAIVRFSPIEGPGTFADFVAAQGGETHLIAIDQGAPLPRDPEQYDGWCLMGGPMSVNDPLPWIEPLLVLLRRAIAVGVPVIGHCLGGQLLAKALGAKVTRNPTKEIGWGEVWVTDPTMGARWLGARERFVAFHWHGETFAIPEGATGWLASAHCARQAFAIGPHLALQCHVEMTEEMIHRWCADWAKEGVGASASVQTPEAIVAAIPDHLPQLTETAMRLYREWWRGVSDVRA from the coding sequence ATGAAACAGATTGCGATTGTACGCTTTTCCCCGATCGAAGGGCCGGGAACCTTTGCCGATTTCGTCGCAGCGCAAGGAGGAGAAACGCACCTCATCGCGATCGATCAAGGGGCACCGCTTCCGAGGGATCCGGAACAGTATGACGGTTGGTGCTTGATGGGTGGGCCGATGAGCGTCAATGATCCGTTGCCGTGGATCGAGCCGCTCTTGGTTTTGTTGCGCCGCGCGATCGCGGTCGGCGTGCCGGTGATCGGCCATTGCCTGGGGGGGCAACTGTTGGCGAAAGCGCTGGGTGCGAAGGTCACGCGCAACCCGACGAAGGAGATCGGTTGGGGCGAGGTGTGGGTGACCGACCCGACCATGGGGGCGCGGTGGCTGGGAGCACGCGAGCGGTTCGTCGCGTTTCACTGGCACGGCGAGACCTTTGCGATTCCCGAAGGGGCAACTGGGTGGCTTGCGAGCGCGCATTGTGCGCGGCAGGCTTTTGCGATCGGTCCCCATCTGGCGTTGCAATGCCACGTGGAGATGACCGAGGAGATGATTCACCGCTGGTGTGCCGATTGGGCGAAAGAGGGAGTTGGGGCAAGCGCATCGGTGCAGACGCCCGAGGCGATCGTCGCGGCGATCCCCGACCATTTACCGCAGCTCACCGAGACGGCGATGCGGCTTTACCGGGAATGGTGGCGGGGGGTGTCCGATGTCCGCGCATGA
- a CDS encoding sensor domain-containing phosphodiesterase, with amino-acid sequence MSAHEMTLTSVAQPIWSVPHGRVVGWEALLRVQDGTRVVSPSIYLAAEGDDEAAWARERAARLRHLGVWSRLRFEATWLFLNVSPHAIRHDVVDPDHFAALLRQLAIPPETLVLELLEAAIADLTVVQQAVAQYHALGCLVALDDFGAGDSNLERLFVLEPDIVKIDRSLFVRAGERRSLQRSLRHLVGFIHAAGALALAEGVEHSDEAQRALDAGVDLVQGYRYGVPAPWEHWLCEGAAREQEWLLSDRDRLPDPVVPPSLFDWFAEIVTRWARGEPLGAWVCHSAPEPLLRLYCLNRHGMQLGATIHCRWRRPLDPVRYAPLEAGEGASWAHRSYFRSAIARPGQIVASEPYLALPDRDWEVTLACARRDGSAVLCADVAVDES; translated from the coding sequence ATGTCCGCGCATGAGATGACACTCACCAGTGTCGCGCAACCGATTTGGAGTGTGCCCCACGGTCGCGTGGTGGGGTGGGAGGCGCTGCTACGTGTGCAGGACGGAACGCGTGTCGTTTCCCCGTCCATCTATCTTGCCGCGGAGGGAGACGACGAAGCGGCATGGGCGCGGGAACGGGCGGCCCGCTTACGTCATCTTGGGGTCTGGTCGCGGTTGCGCTTCGAGGCAACTTGGCTCTTTCTCAACGTCTCACCACATGCGATCCGGCACGACGTGGTCGATCCGGACCACTTCGCAGCCCTGCTACGCCAACTGGCGATTCCGCCCGAAACGCTGGTTCTCGAACTGTTGGAAGCGGCGATCGCCGATCTGACCGTGGTGCAGCAGGCAGTCGCTCAGTATCATGCGTTGGGGTGTCTGGTTGCGCTCGACGATTTCGGCGCGGGCGACTCGAATCTCGAACGTTTGTTCGTGCTCGAACCCGATATCGTTAAGATCGACCGTTCCCTCTTCGTCCGGGCAGGGGAGCGACGGTCCCTGCAACGGAGTTTGCGCCATCTCGTCGGTTTCATCCATGCAGCAGGGGCGTTGGCGCTGGCCGAGGGGGTGGAGCACTCCGACGAAGCGCAACGTGCGCTCGATGCGGGCGTCGATTTGGTGCAAGGGTATCGCTATGGGGTTCCGGCGCCGTGGGAACATTGGCTGTGCGAAGGCGCTGCGCGCGAACAGGAGTGGCTGCTCAGCGACCGGGACCGCCTGCCCGATCCGGTCGTGCCCCCCTCCCTTTTCGATTGGTTTGCCGAGATTGTGACGCGGTGGGCGAGGGGCGAACCGCTGGGGGCTTGGGTGTGTCACTCGGCGCCAGAGCCGCTCTTGCGCCTTTATTGCCTCAATCGGCACGGGATGCAGCTTGGAGCGACGATCCATTGCCGCTGGCGGCGACCGCTGGATCCTGTGCGCTACGCTCCGCTTGAAGCGGGTGAAGGGGCGTCGTGGGCGCATCGCAGCTATTTTCGCAGCGCGATCGCGCGACCGGGTCAAATCGTTGCTTCCGAACCCTATCTGGCGTTGCCCGACCGGGATTGGGAGGTGACACTGGCCTGTGCCCGCCGTGATGGCAGCGCCGTGTTGTGTGCCGACGTCGCGGTTGATGAGTCCTAA
- a CDS encoding TorF family putative porin, with the protein MKAKALVLGCGAVAVAAALFSHGAAAQSAVTGNVALVSDYVYRGFSQTNEKVALQAGVDWTGADGWYVGLWGSNVSWLSDAAPGSSNSVELDLYGGKRWSMGDLAFDVGLLQYYYPGSYSVAWKAASGLKTPHTTEVYGAMGYGPATFKISYALTDLFGAPNSDGSQYYDLTVAPEVMPGVKLLAHVGRQVVRGTGNADYTDWKVGVSASYGGFDWGLYYVDTNVSGSKLADSRVVFSVGKTF; encoded by the coding sequence ATGAAAGCGAAGGCTTTGGTTCTGGGATGCGGTGCCGTCGCGGTGGCCGCAGCGCTGTTTTCCCATGGTGCGGCGGCGCAAAGCGCGGTCACCGGCAATGTGGCGTTGGTGAGCGATTACGTCTACCGTGGCTTTTCGCAGACCAACGAGAAAGTGGCGTTGCAAGCCGGCGTCGATTGGACGGGTGCCGACGGTTGGTACGTTGGTCTTTGGGGATCGAACGTTTCCTGGCTCTCTGATGCGGCGCCGGGCAGTTCCAACAGCGTCGAGCTCGATCTCTACGGCGGCAAGCGCTGGTCGATGGGGGACCTTGCTTTCGACGTCGGCCTGCTCCAGTACTACTACCCGGGAAGTTACTCGGTGGCGTGGAAAGCAGCCTCTGGGCTCAAGACGCCTCATACCACCGAGGTCTATGGGGCAATGGGATACGGCCCGGCGACCTTCAAAATCTCTTATGCGCTCACCGATCTCTTCGGCGCGCCCAATTCCGACGGCAGTCAATATTACGACCTCACCGTGGCGCCTGAGGTAATGCCTGGCGTGAAATTGTTGGCCCACGTCGGACGGCAGGTGGTTCGCGGCACCGGCAACGCCGACTACACCGACTGGAAGGTAGGGGTGAGTGCCAGCTACGGCGGATTCGATTGGGGGCTTTATTACGTCGACACCAACGTCAGCGGTTCGAAACTTGCCGATTCGCGCGTGGTGTTCAGTGTTGGCAAAACTTTTTGA
- the glnK gene encoding P-II family nitrogen regulator: MKMVSAIIKPFKLDEVREALNEAGITGLTVTEVKGFGRQKGHTELYRGAEYVVDFLPKVRVDVAVMDEQLDQVVDAIVQAARTGKVGDGKIFVMPLEQVVRIRTGETDASAL, encoded by the coding sequence ATGAAAATGGTCAGCGCGATCATCAAGCCGTTCAAGCTCGACGAAGTGCGTGAAGCGTTGAACGAGGCGGGCATTACCGGACTGACGGTCACCGAAGTGAAGGGGTTCGGTCGGCAAAAAGGGCATACCGAGCTCTACCGCGGCGCCGAGTACGTGGTCGATTTCTTGCCCAAGGTCCGGGTGGATGTCGCAGTTATGGACGAGCAGCTCGATCAGGTGGTCGATGCGATCGTCCAGGCGGCGCGAACGGGAAAGGTGGGCGACGGCAAGATTTTCGTCATGCCGCTCGAGCAGGTCGTTCGGATTCGTACGGGCGAGACCGACGCCTCAGCATTGTGA
- a CDS encoding ammonium transporter, whose translation MNKGDVAWMLTSTLLVLMMVMPGLALFYGGMVRAKNVLSVLMQVMTTFALAVVLWAIYGYSLAFTEGNPYFGSFAKLFLSGVTLESLADTFSEGVKLPEMAFIAFQGTFAGITAALIVGGFAERMRFSAVLVFTAIWLTFAYLPIAHMVWGPGGWLLGDGALDFAGGTVVHINAGIAGLVGAYLVGKRIGYGREALTPHSLPLTMVGASLLWVGWFGFNAGSALEANSTAALAFLNTLFATAAAILLWLAGEALLKGKPSMLGGASGAVAGLVAITPAAGTVGPMGALVIGATAGVVGLWGVNQLKRWLGVDDALDVFGVHGVCGIVGALLTGVFTAPSLGGTGSADFSIASQLVIQAKGVIVTLVWSGVVSFVAYKIAAALTGGLRVAEEEEREGLDIVAHGESGYRF comes from the coding sequence GTGAACAAAGGGGATGTGGCGTGGATGCTCACGTCGACGCTTCTGGTGTTGATGATGGTGATGCCTGGGCTCGCACTCTTTTATGGCGGGATGGTGCGGGCGAAAAATGTCCTTTCGGTGCTGATGCAGGTGATGACCACCTTTGCCCTTGCAGTGGTGCTGTGGGCCATTTATGGCTATTCGCTCGCTTTCACCGAAGGTAACCCGTATTTTGGGTCGTTCGCGAAACTCTTTTTGAGCGGCGTTACGCTCGAAAGCCTAGCGGATACCTTCAGCGAGGGGGTGAAGCTGCCGGAGATGGCCTTCATCGCGTTTCAAGGAACGTTCGCGGGCATTACCGCGGCGCTGATCGTCGGCGGGTTTGCGGAACGGATGCGTTTTTCCGCGGTGCTCGTCTTCACGGCGATCTGGCTTACTTTTGCCTATCTGCCGATCGCCCACATGGTGTGGGGACCAGGTGGTTGGTTGCTGGGCGACGGTGCGCTCGATTTCGCGGGGGGTACGGTCGTGCATATCAACGCGGGGATCGCCGGTTTGGTCGGCGCGTATCTCGTGGGTAAGCGCATTGGGTATGGCCGTGAGGCGCTGACGCCCCACTCTTTGCCCCTGACGATGGTCGGCGCTTCGCTGCTTTGGGTGGGTTGGTTCGGGTTCAACGCTGGTTCGGCGCTGGAGGCGAACAGCACCGCAGCGCTCGCGTTCCTGAACACCCTGTTTGCAACCGCAGCGGCAATTCTCCTCTGGTTGGCGGGTGAGGCGCTCCTCAAGGGGAAACCCTCGATGTTGGGCGGCGCTTCGGGCGCGGTGGCTGGGTTGGTGGCGATCACACCCGCGGCGGGCACCGTTGGCCCGATGGGCGCACTCGTCATCGGTGCGACAGCCGGCGTGGTGGGGCTCTGGGGCGTCAACCAGCTGAAGCGGTGGTTGGGTGTTGACGACGCGCTGGACGTCTTCGGTGTGCATGGGGTTTGTGGGATCGTCGGTGCATTACTCACAGGGGTGTTTACCGCACCGTCGCTGGGTGGTACCGGTAGCGCCGATTTTTCGATTGCGTCGCAACTCGTAATCCAGGCCAAAGGGGTAATCGTCACATTGGTTTGGTCCGGCGTGGTCTCGTTCGTTGCGTACAAAATCGCGGCGGCGCTTACGGGTGGTTTGCGCGTCGCGGAAGAAGAGGAGCGCGAAGGGCTCGATATCGTGGCGCACGGGGAAAGCGGCTACCGCTTCTGA
- the rapZ gene encoding RNase adapter RapZ — translation MNVSANGLAATTAPRPPRIVVVSGVSGAGKTVALRALEDSGFIALDNLPVPFLVPVVTHILHHALATPSAERREGIAVAVDIRSGNLDALPEALAELTQRTGIAPDALFLDARDDVLLARFSETRRAHPLATGTMTVEEAIARERHRLEPIAQAAQRLDTSHLSAQQLRRYLREWLLPDGAPRAPITLTFESFAFKQGVPLDADLLFDARCLPNPYYDPTLRPLTGCDAPVQAFLAAQPLVTRMEADIADFITRWLPHYTAEQRSYLTVAIGCTGGQHRSVYLVERLAARFIPSARVLVRHRALHEKAPCGESRKGQTQRE, via the coding sequence GTGAATGTTTCAGCAAACGGCTTAGCCGCGACCACGGCGCCGCGGCCACCGCGTATCGTCGTCGTGAGCGGCGTCTCCGGTGCCGGCAAGACGGTGGCGCTGCGCGCGCTGGAAGACAGCGGTTTCATCGCGCTCGACAACTTGCCGGTTCCGTTCCTCGTTCCGGTGGTGACCCACATCCTCCACCACGCGCTCGCTACCCCTTCGGCGGAGCGGCGGGAAGGGATCGCAGTCGCGGTCGACATCCGGAGCGGCAACCTCGACGCGCTCCCCGAAGCGCTCGCCGAACTGACGCAGCGCACCGGTATCGCCCCAGACGCGCTCTTTCTCGACGCACGCGACGACGTGTTGCTTGCCCGCTTTTCGGAAACCCGCCGTGCCCATCCGCTCGCCACGGGCACGATGACCGTCGAAGAAGCGATCGCACGCGAACGGCATCGTCTGGAACCCATCGCGCAAGCCGCCCAACGCCTCGACACCAGTCACCTCTCCGCGCAACAGTTGCGCCGATATCTGCGGGAATGGCTACTCCCCGACGGCGCCCCGCGCGCGCCGATCACCCTTACCTTCGAATCGTTCGCGTTCAAACAAGGCGTGCCGCTCGACGCCGATCTGCTCTTCGACGCCCGCTGTCTCCCCAACCCCTATTACGATCCGACACTGCGCCCGCTCACGGGGTGCGATGCACCGGTTCAGGCGTTTCTTGCCGCGCAGCCTTTGGTCACCCGGATGGAAGCGGATATTGCGGATTTCATCACCCGCTGGCTTCCCCATTACACCGCAGAACAGCGCAGCTATCTCACCGTCGCGATCGGGTGCACCGGGGGACAACACCGCTCGGTTTACCTCGTCGAACGCTTGGCCGCCCGGTTCATCCCATCGGCACGGGTACTGGTCCGCCACCGTGCGCTCCACGAAAAAGCCCCTTGCGGGGAATCCCGCAAGGGGCAAACGCAACGAGAATGA